The following are encoded in a window of Candidatus Campbellbacteria bacterium genomic DNA:
- a CDS encoding tyrosine-type recombinase/integrase — MGYSHSTLNIHISAIRSFYHLVFRIDLQDIDLPRPKAAKDLPKVLSMGELQRMIEGCANKKHQLIITLLYSTGMRRAEILDIKTTDIDLESGTIRIHGKGNKFRTAYISKNLHKLLTGYLKAYKPVDYLLEGQNGHQYSETSIAKVIQRAAREAGINKRVTPHMLRHSFATHLISKGSALPYVQKLLGHSNIKTTLIYTHVADNDLKNLPNPLDDMDL; from the coding sequence ATGGGATATTCCCACAGCACCCTGAATATACACATCAGTGCTATCAGGAGTTTCTACCACCTGGTATTTAGAATAGATTTACAGGACATTGATCTTCCCAGGCCGAAAGCGGCAAAGGATTTGCCAAAGGTACTTTCCATGGGAGAATTACAACGTATGATAGAAGGTTGCGCCAATAAAAAGCACCAGCTGATTATCACCCTGCTCTATTCCACCGGCATGCGCAGGGCAGAGATACTTGACATAAAAACTACCGACATAGACCTGGAATCGGGAACCATCCGCATTCATGGCAAGGGCAACAAATTCAGGACGGCCTACATTTCAAAAAATCTACATAAGTTACTAACGGGATATTTAAAGGCATACAAGCCTGTTGATTACCTGCTTGAGGGACAGAACGGTCACCAATATTCAGAGACCAGCATTGCGAAAGTGATCCAGCGAGCAGCCAGGGAGGCCGGCATCAACAAGCGGGTGACACCCCACATGCTCAGGCACAGTTTCGCCACACATCTGATTTCAAAGGGCTCTGCCCTTCCCTACGTTCAGAAATTATTGGGACACAGCAACATTAAAACAACTTTGATATACACCCACGTCGCAGACAATGATTTAAAGAACCTTCCCAATCCCCTCGACGACATGGACCTCTAA